Proteins from one Cryptomeria japonica chromosome 4, Sugi_1.0, whole genome shotgun sequence genomic window:
- the LOC131045628 gene encoding probable xyloglucan endotransglucosylase/hydrolase protein 23 isoform X1 — MKSKTCLKLLILKIGGCYACSVFMLIVHFLSQGECSTFNDSFDISWGNDHVKLFNNGQTVELSLDKASGSGFTSKNNYLFGSFNMKIKLIAGNSAGTVTAYYMSSDSSSHDEIDFEFLGNLPGKGYHLQTNVFVNGVGNREQRIRLWFDPSTDFHNYSILWNQKQIVFGVDSIPIRAFKSNESLGIPYPKNRPMKIISTLWNGENWATNGGKVKIDWSKAPFVASFQAFEVDGCVASASPSPSPSPCVGHWWEQPEFEGLSQDQLNKLGWVQKNYMFYDYCKDKSGRFSSVPIECAINP; from the exons ATGAAGAGTAAGACTTGTCTGAagcttttaattttaaaaataggtGGATGCTATGCCTGTTCAGTATTCATGCTGATTGTACACTTTTTGTCACAAGGAGAATGCTCCACCTTCAATGACAGCTTTGATATCTCATGGGGAAATGACCATGTTAAATTGTTCAATAATGGACAGACAGTAGAGCTCTCTTTGGACAAAGCTTCAG GTTCTGGTTTCACCTCAAAAAATAATTACTTGTTTGGAAGCTTTAACATGAAAATTAAGCTCATAGCTGGAAATTCTGCAGGAACAGTCACTGCATATTAT AtgtcatcagattcatcatctcaCGATGAAATCGACTTCGAATTTTTGGGAAACCTGCCAGGAAAGGGATATCATTTGCAGACCAACGTTTTTGTGAATGGAGTTGGAAACAGAGAGCAAAGAATTCGACTCTGGTTTGACCCATCAACAGATTTCCATAACTACTCAATTCTATGGAACCAAAAGCAGATTGT ATTTGGTGTGGATTCAATTCCCATTCGCGCTTTCAAAAGTAACGAATCTTTGGGCATCCCATATCCTAAGAATCGACCCATGAAAATCATCTCCACCCTCTGGAATGGGGAAAACTGGGCCACCAATGGCGGAAAAGTGAAAATAGATTGGAGCAAAGCTCCTTTCGTTGCATCTTTTCAAGCTTTTGAAGTGGATGGGTGTGTAGCATCTGCTTCACCTTCACCTTCACCTTCACCCTGTGTTGGGCATTGGTGGGAGCAACCAGAATTTGAGGGCCTCAGTCAAGACCAACTCAATAAACTCGGATGGGTTCAGAAGAATTATATGTTTTATGACTACTGCAAAGATAAGTCTGGAAGGTTTTCAAGTGTTCCCATTGAGTGTGCCATAAACCCCTAA
- the LOC131045628 gene encoding probable xyloglucan endotransglucosylase/hydrolase protein 5 isoform X2, whose translation MKRECSTFNDSFDISWGNDHVKLFNNGQTVELSLDKASGSGFTSKNNYLFGSFNMKIKLIAGNSAGTVTAYYMSSDSSSHDEIDFEFLGNLPGKGYHLQTNVFVNGVGNREQRIRLWFDPSTDFHNYSILWNQKQIVFGVDSIPIRAFKSNESLGIPYPKNRPMKIISTLWNGENWATNGGKVKIDWSKAPFVASFQAFEVDGCVASASPSPSPSPCVGHWWEQPEFEGLSQDQLNKLGWVQKNYMFYDYCKDKSGRFSSVPIECAINP comes from the exons ATGAAGA GAGAATGCTCCACCTTCAATGACAGCTTTGATATCTCATGGGGAAATGACCATGTTAAATTGTTCAATAATGGACAGACAGTAGAGCTCTCTTTGGACAAAGCTTCAG GTTCTGGTTTCACCTCAAAAAATAATTACTTGTTTGGAAGCTTTAACATGAAAATTAAGCTCATAGCTGGAAATTCTGCAGGAACAGTCACTGCATATTAT AtgtcatcagattcatcatctcaCGATGAAATCGACTTCGAATTTTTGGGAAACCTGCCAGGAAAGGGATATCATTTGCAGACCAACGTTTTTGTGAATGGAGTTGGAAACAGAGAGCAAAGAATTCGACTCTGGTTTGACCCATCAACAGATTTCCATAACTACTCAATTCTATGGAACCAAAAGCAGATTGT ATTTGGTGTGGATTCAATTCCCATTCGCGCTTTCAAAAGTAACGAATCTTTGGGCATCCCATATCCTAAGAATCGACCCATGAAAATCATCTCCACCCTCTGGAATGGGGAAAACTGGGCCACCAATGGCGGAAAAGTGAAAATAGATTGGAGCAAAGCTCCTTTCGTTGCATCTTTTCAAGCTTTTGAAGTGGATGGGTGTGTAGCATCTGCTTCACCTTCACCTTCACCTTCACCCTGTGTTGGGCATTGGTGGGAGCAACCAGAATTTGAGGGCCTCAGTCAAGACCAACTCAATAAACTCGGATGGGTTCAGAAGAATTATATGTTTTATGACTACTGCAAAGATAAGTCTGGAAGGTTTTCAAGTGTTCCCATTGAGTGTGCCATAAACCCCTAA